The proteins below come from a single Parageobacillus toebii NBRC 107807 genomic window:
- a CDS encoding CPBP family intramembrane glutamic endopeptidase, whose product MLIMTTIFILLSIMYPILDYFWMKRINNDKERLNKKKMYVQIIFIQWVTVGIIALYWRMTHRDFQDLGFINNLADIKDFLLGFLVSLLFALIINFIIIMNVKSIKKKLYQQLEIIEFMLPEDFKERMLFVLVALTAGFCEEVMFRGFMFYYLKELPFHIPLFVIAMITSIIFGTAHLYQGWKNVIGTGLMGFSLACLYIYFGTIWVPMIIHIIIDLRVAILPSKIKVKEAKQMDNENFGV is encoded by the coding sequence ATGTTAATAATGACAACTATTTTTATCCTGTTAAGCATTATGTATCCAATTTTAGACTACTTTTGGATGAAAAGAATCAACAATGATAAAGAAAGACTAAATAAAAAGAAAATGTATGTTCAAATTATATTCATACAATGGGTAACAGTTGGAATCATTGCTTTGTATTGGAGAATGACTCATAGAGACTTTCAAGATTTAGGTTTCATAAATAATTTGGCTGACATCAAAGATTTTTTATTAGGTTTTCTTGTTAGTTTGTTGTTCGCGTTGATCATTAATTTCATCATCATTATGAATGTAAAATCAATCAAGAAAAAACTTTATCAGCAACTTGAAATTATTGAATTCATGTTGCCAGAGGATTTTAAAGAACGCATGCTATTTGTATTGGTAGCGTTAACAGCCGGTTTTTGCGAAGAAGTGATGTTTAGAGGTTTTATGTTCTATTATTTAAAAGAACTTCCTTTTCATATCCCATTATTTGTGATCGCTATGATTACTAGCATCATTTTTGGAACAGCACATCTATACCAAGGTTGGAAAAATGTTATTGGAACGGGATTGATGGGCTTTTCATTGGCATGTTTATATATATATTTTGGGACAATTTGGGTACCAATGATCATACATATCATCATTGATTTGAGAGTGGCTATTTTACCAAGCAAAATAAAGGTAAAAGAAGCTAAACAAATGGATAACGAAAACTTTGGAGTTTAA